A part of Thalassophryne amazonica chromosome 3, fThaAma1.1, whole genome shotgun sequence genomic DNA contains:
- the suox gene encoding sulfite oxidase, mitochondrial, with product MLLLRCCQNLTKFGRLHTERFLQATPVVAPCAVHLWSSSREDQRSYQRVHSPRWRPVLAGLLAGTGAALIYGLNYHKAEQAESVQVQSRQTRSALPIFSQEEVSKHRTLQDGVWVTYKGSVYDITDFVAIHPGGNKIMLAAGGALEPFWALYAVHNQDHVLEMLEQYKVGELSAEDQKKQQAVETSDPYSSDPERHPALHINNLKPFNAEPPPEILSDSYITPSAFFFKRNHLPVPHVDPVSYRLHVEGLPGGMLSLSLEDLKTQFPKHTITATLQCAGNRRSEMNKVKPVKGLNWGIAAISNAIWSGARLKDVLLAAGYRPETAQWAHHVHFEGLDKDVTGTTYSASIPINKAVCEEGDVLLAYEMNGKTLPADHGYPVRVVVPGTVGARNVKWVGKIVVSAEESSSHWQQNDYKGFSPGVDWDTVDFKSAPSIQELPIQSAITEPADGAVLDRSVEEVTVKGYAWSGGGREVIRVDVSLDGGHTWQVAQLRSNDKGQAPAPSPPPGRAWAWKLWELTAPLPPKAQELEIVCKAVDSSYNMQPDTVPPIWNLRGVLSNAWHRVKVKIREDEDEE from the exons ATGCTGCTTCTCAGATGCTGCCAAAACCTAACGAAATTTGGCCGGCTCCACACTGAAAG ATTTCTTCAAGCGACGCCTGTTGTGGCACCGTGTGCAGTTCACCTCTGGAGCAGCAGCCGTGAGGATCAGAGGTCATACCAGCGAGTCCACAGTCCCAGATGGAGGCCTGTCCTGGCAGGACTGCTGGCTGGGACGGGTGCCGCACTGATTTATGGCCTCAATTACCACAAG GCTGAGCAGGCCGAGTCCGTCCAAGTGCAGAGCAGACAAACTCGCTCAGCTCTTCCCATCTTCAGCCAAGAAGAAGTCTCCAAACACCGCACTCTGCAAGATGGTGTGTGGGTCACCTACAAAGGGAGCGTCTATGACATTACTGATTTTGTGGCCATACATCCTGGAGGCAATAAAATCATGTTAGCTGCAGGCGGGGCCCTTGAACCCTTTTGGGCACTGTATGCTGTACACAACCAGGACCATGTACTGGAAATGCTTGAACAGTACAAG GTTGGTGAGCTGAGCGCAGAGGATCAGAAGAAGCAGCAGGCTGTGGAAACATCAGACCCCTACTCTTCTGACCCTGAACGTCACCCTGCCCTGCACATTAACAACCTGAAGCCCTTCAATGCTGAACCACCACCTGAAATCCTCTCTGACAGCTACATAACACCTTCTGCTTTCTTCTTCAAAAGGAACCACTTGCCAGTCCCACATGTGGATCCTGTTTCATATCGGCTACATGTGGAGGGACTACCTGGAGGAATGTTGTCTCTGTCTTTAGAAGACCTGAAGACTCAGTTCCCCAAGCACACAATCACTGCCACACTACAGTGTGCAGGTAACCGTCGATCGGAGATGAATAAGGTCAAACCAGTGAAAGGTCTTAACTGGGGCATTGCTGCCATTAGTAATGCCATATGGAGCGGTGCTAGGCTCAAGGATGTGCTTTTGGCAGCTGGCTACAGACCAGAGACGGCCCAGTGGGCTCACCATGTGCACTTTGAAGGTCTGGACAAAGATGTGACTGGGACTACATATAGTGCTTCCATCCCTATCAATAAAGCAGTTTGTGAGGAAGGCGATGTGCTGCTGGCTTATGAAATGAATGGCAAGACTCTTCCTGCTGACCATGGCTACCCTGTTCGTGTGGTGGTACCAGGCACGGTTGGTGCTCGCAATGTAAAATGGGTGGGAAAGATTGTAGTGAGTGCAGAAGAGAGCAGTAGCCACTGGCAACAGAATGATTACAAGGGCTTTTCCCCGGGGGTAGACTGGGATACCGTTGACTTTAAGTCTGCTCCCTCAATCCAGGAACTGCCCATCCAGTCAGCTATCACCGAACCAGCAGACGGCGCTGTGCTGGATCGTAGTGTGGAGGAGGTGACAGTGAAGGGGTACGCGTGGAGCGGCGGCGGTCGGGAGGTGATACGTGTTGATGTTTCACTGGATGGAGGACATACATGGCAGGTGGCCCAGCTGAGGAGTAATGATAAGGGACAAGCTCCTGCACCGTCTCCTCCTCCGGGACGAGCCTGGGCGTGGAAGCTGTGGGAGCTAACAGCTCCTCTTCCACCAAAGGCTCAAGAGCTGGAGATCGTTTGCAAAGCAGTCGACAGCAGTTACAACATGCAGCCAGACACTGTGCCACCCATCTGGAATCTGAGGGGCGTGCTGAGCAACGCCTGGCACAGAGTAAAAGTGAAGATCAGAGAGGATGAAGATGAGGAGTAG